The Halobacterium litoreum genome includes a region encoding these proteins:
- a CDS encoding Nif3-like dinuclear metal center hexameric protein produces the protein MDLADIVSQWNDRLRVDDYEDAATNGLQVGPRDADVDRIAFAVDTAVETVEAAVEWDADLLVAHHGVVWGGLGSVTGREFDRIRPLVDGDCALYAVHLPLDGHPELGNAAGLADLLGVEEREPFGDAGGEHVGVRGTFASPFASDELAARLDADLDTGGRDVQVLDFGPDELEDVAVLTGGGADWIREAEAAGVDAFVTGEGKQKLYHEAREAGISVFLAGHYATETFGVRALQSVAEAWGVETTFLDRPTGL, from the coding sequence ATGGACCTCGCCGACATCGTCAGCCAGTGGAACGACCGATTGCGCGTCGACGACTACGAGGACGCCGCGACGAACGGCCTGCAAGTGGGGCCGCGGGACGCCGACGTGGACCGAATCGCGTTCGCCGTCGACACCGCCGTGGAGACCGTCGAGGCGGCGGTCGAGTGGGACGCCGACCTGCTCGTCGCACACCACGGCGTCGTCTGGGGCGGCCTCGGTTCGGTGACGGGCCGCGAGTTCGACCGCATCCGGCCGCTCGTCGACGGCGACTGCGCGCTGTACGCGGTCCACCTGCCGCTGGACGGCCACCCGGAACTCGGGAACGCGGCGGGGCTGGCGGATTTACTCGGCGTCGAGGAACGCGAACCGTTCGGCGACGCCGGCGGCGAACACGTCGGCGTCCGGGGGACGTTCGCGTCGCCGTTCGCGAGCGACGAACTCGCGGCGCGCCTCGACGCCGACCTCGACACGGGCGGCCGGGACGTGCAGGTGTTGGACTTCGGGCCCGACGAACTCGAGGACGTGGCGGTGTTGACGGGCGGCGGCGCGGACTGGATTCGGGAGGCCGAGGCCGCCGGCGTGGACGCGTTCGTGACCGGCGAGGGCAAGCAGAAACTCTACCACGAGGCCCGTGAGGCGGGTATCTCGGTGTTCCTCGCGGGGCACTACGCGACGGAGACGTTCGGCGTGCGCGCGCTCCAGTCTGTCGCCGAGGCGTGGGGCGTGGAGACGACCTTCCTCGACCGCCCGACCGGCCTTTGA